The Pan paniscus chromosome 1, NHGRI_mPanPan1-v2.0_pri, whole genome shotgun sequence genome has a segment encoding these proteins:
- the KCNA10 gene encoding potassium voltage-gated channel subfamily A member 10 → MDVCGWKEMEVALVNFDNSDEIQEEPGYATDFDSTSPKGRPGGSSFSNWKILISESTNHETAFSKLPGDYADPPGPEPVVLNEGNQRVIINIAGLRFETQLRTLSQFPETLLGDREKRMQFFDSMRNEYFFDRNRPSFDGILYYYQSGGKIRRPANVPIDIFADEISFYELGSEAMDQFREDEGFIKDPETLLPTNDIHRQFWLLFEYPESSSAARAVAVVSVLVVVISITIFCLETLPEFREDRELKVVRDPNLNMSKTVLSQTMFTDPFFMVESTCIVWFTFELVLRFVVCPSKTDFFRNIMNIIDIISIIPYFATLITELVQETEPSAQQNMSLAILRIIRLVRVFRIFKLSRHSKGLQILGQTLKASMRELGLLIFFLFIGVILFSSAVYFAEVDEPESHFSSIPDGFWWAVVTMTTVGYGDMCPTTPGGKIVGTLCAVAGVLTIALPVPVIVSNFNYFYHRETENEEKQNIPGEIERILNSVGSRMGSTDSLNKTNGGCSTEKSRK, encoded by the coding sequence ATGGATGTGTGTGGCTGGAAAGAAATGGAGGTTGCGCTGGTCAATTTTGATAATTCAGATGAAATCCAAGAAGAGCCAGGCTATGCCACAGACTTCGACTCAACCAGCCCAAAAGGCCGGCCTGGGGGCAGCTCCTTCTCCAACTGGAAGATCCTCATCAGCGAAAGCACCAACCATGAGACGGCCTTCTCCAAGCTTCCGGGAGACTATGCTGACCCCCCAGGGCCTGAGCCAGTGGTCCTAAATGAAGGAAACCAGCGGGTGATCATCAACATTGCTGGGCTGAGATTTGAGACCCAGCTCAGAACCCTTAGTCAGTTCCCAGAGACTCTCCTGGGAGACCGGGAGAAAAGGATGCAGTTCTTTGACTCCATGAGAAATGAGTATTTCTTTGATCGGAACCGGCCCAGTTTTGATGGAATCCTATATTACTACCAATCTGGTGGGAAAATTCGGCGCCCAGCCAATGTTCCTATTGATATCTTTGCTGATGAAATCTCCTTCTATGAGCTGGGTAGTGAGGCCATGGACCAGTTCCGGGAGGATGAAGGCTTCATCAAAGACCCTGAAACACTGCTACCCACCAATGACATCCACCGTCAGTTCTGGCTCCTCTTTGAGTACCCTGAGAGTTCCAGCGCTGCCCGTGCTGTGGCCGTGGTCTCGGTGTTGGTTGTGGTCATCTCCATCACCATCTTCTGCCTGGAGACACTGCCAGAGTTCCGGGAGGATAGGGAGCTGAAGGTGGTCAGAGACCCCAATCTCAACATGAGCAAGACAGTTCTCTCCCAGACCATGTTCACTGACCCTTTCTTCATGGTGGAGTCTACCTGCATCGTGTGGTTCACCTTCGAGCTGGTGCTCCGGTTTGTGGTCTGCCCCAGCAAGACTGACTTCTTCAGGAACATCATGAACATCATTGACATCATCTCCATTATCCCCTACTTTGCAACTCTCATCACAGAGCTAGTCCAGGAGACAGAGCCGAGTGCCCAACAGAACATGTCCCTGGCCATCCTGAGGATCATCCGCCTGGTGAGGGTCTTCCGCATCTTCAAGCTCTCGCGCCACTCCAAGGGGCTGCAGATCCTCGGGCAAACGCTGAAGGCGTCCATGCGGGAGTTGGGGTTGCTcatcttctttctcttcattGGAGTCATCCTCTTCTCCAGTGCAGTTTACTTTGCTGAGGTGGATGAGCCAGAGTCCCATTTCTCTAGCATTCCTGATGGCTTCTGGTGGGCAGTGGTCACCATGACAACTGTAGGCTATGGGGACATGTGCCCGACCACCCCAGGGGGGAAGATTGTGGGCACTCTGTGTGCCGTTGCAGGGGTCCTCACCATTGCCCTCCCTGTGCCTGTCATTGTCTCCAACTTCAATTACTTCTACCACCGGGAGactgagaatgaagaaaagcagaacATCCCAGGAGAAATTGAAAGAATCCTCAACAGTGTAGGCTCAAGAATGGGCAGCACAGACTCTCTTAATAAGACCAATGGTGGCTGTTCCACAGAGAAGTCTAGGAAGTGA